One genomic segment of Catalinimonas alkaloidigena includes these proteins:
- the aceE gene encoding pyruvate dehydrogenase (acetyl-transferring), homodimeric type: protein MSKEELAEIYAFENKEWLASLEYLLENESPERVREILDKLKDKAQSEGIALQDSVNTNYVNTIPAEQEEEYPGDLETERTLTNLIRWNALAMVVKANRNSSGIGGHISTYASASTLFEVGFQHFFRGPEDKSGGDFVYFQGHASPGVYARSFLEGRFSEKNLEYFRRELASKDGLSSYPHPRLMPEYWSFPTVSMGLTAVQAIYHARFIKYLEDRKIKEKKDQKVWAFLGDGEMDEPESIGALPNASREKLDNLIFVVSCNLQRLDGPVRGNHKVIQELEGIFKGAGWNVIKVVWGNKWDPLLQKDQHGALVKRMGEVVDGQFQLYTVKGGKFVREDFFGKSDALKKLVEDMSDEEINDLNRGGHDPVKVYNAYKRAVEHQDGPTVILAQTIKGYGLGEAGEASNVTHKRKKLDEDELKAYRDRFNLPISDKEIADAPFYRPKKDSKEIKYLLERRKKLGGLIPHRNPKTVGIKAPDDKAFKEYREGAGDRQVATTMVMVQMMSKLMKDKNIGKLIVPVVPDESRTFGMDALFRQFGIYSHLGQQYEPVDKDSLMYYKESKTGAILEEGITEAGSISTFIAAGTAYSNHQINTIPFYFFYSMFGFQRTGDFIWAAADARARGFLIGGTSGRTTLPGEGLQHQDGQSHLLAYPYPNLKAYDPTFAYELAVIVKEGIRRMYQEQEDIFYYITIMNDNYQMPSMPQGVEEGILKGMYRYRTSTKKSKKKVHLLGSGAILQESIKAADLLEKDYGVSADVWSVTSYKELYHNALDIERHNRLHPDDELVNYIQELTSDEDGVYVAASDYMKALPASVAGWFPEPFISLGTDGFGRSDNRPELRDFFEVDHRHITLAALYGLLQDGKIKKNTYQKAMKTLKIEADKIKPDSY, encoded by the coding sequence ATGTCAAAAGAAGAGCTTGCAGAAATCTACGCGTTTGAAAATAAAGAGTGGCTTGCTTCACTAGAATACCTACTTGAAAATGAAAGCCCTGAGCGTGTTAGAGAAATACTCGATAAACTAAAAGATAAGGCACAATCCGAAGGTATAGCTTTACAGGATAGTGTTAACACGAATTACGTTAATACCATACCTGCTGAACAGGAAGAAGAATATCCCGGTGATTTGGAGACTGAGCGCACACTTACTAACCTGATCCGTTGGAATGCGCTGGCAATGGTAGTTAAAGCAAACCGTAATTCCAGTGGAATTGGAGGACATATTTCAACCTACGCTTCTGCCTCTACTTTATTTGAGGTAGGTTTCCAGCACTTCTTCAGAGGGCCGGAGGATAAGAGCGGTGGTGATTTTGTGTACTTCCAGGGCCATGCATCTCCCGGAGTTTACGCCCGCTCATTCCTAGAAGGCAGGTTCAGCGAAAAAAACCTGGAATACTTCAGAAGAGAGCTTGCCAGCAAAGATGGACTTTCCTCCTACCCCCACCCCCGTCTGATGCCCGAGTACTGGAGTTTCCCCACCGTGTCAATGGGTCTTACTGCGGTTCAGGCCATCTACCACGCACGTTTTATTAAATACCTGGAAGACAGAAAGATTAAAGAAAAAAAAGATCAAAAGGTTTGGGCATTTCTGGGTGATGGAGAAATGGACGAGCCAGAATCAATTGGTGCTCTACCCAATGCAAGCCGAGAAAAGCTTGACAACCTGATTTTTGTAGTCAGTTGCAACCTTCAGCGTCTTGACGGACCAGTAAGAGGTAATCATAAGGTCATTCAGGAGCTGGAAGGTATCTTTAAAGGAGCAGGATGGAACGTAATCAAAGTGGTGTGGGGTAACAAATGGGATCCGCTGTTGCAGAAAGACCAGCATGGAGCCCTGGTTAAAAGAATGGGTGAAGTAGTGGATGGCCAGTTTCAACTTTATACAGTGAAAGGTGGAAAGTTTGTCAGGGAAGATTTTTTCGGAAAATCAGATGCACTCAAAAAGTTGGTGGAGGACATGTCCGATGAAGAAATTAATGATCTTAATCGCGGTGGACATGATCCGGTAAAAGTATATAATGCTTATAAAAGAGCCGTTGAACATCAGGATGGCCCGACCGTAATACTGGCACAGACCATAAAAGGCTACGGATTGGGAGAGGCTGGAGAAGCCAGTAATGTAACCCATAAAAGGAAAAAACTGGATGAAGATGAGTTGAAAGCCTATCGCGATCGTTTTAACTTACCTATTTCCGATAAAGAAATTGCTGATGCCCCATTTTACCGTCCCAAAAAAGATAGCAAAGAAATTAAGTATTTGCTGGAAAGACGTAAAAAATTAGGCGGTTTAATTCCGCACAGAAATCCCAAAACAGTAGGTATCAAAGCTCCCGATGACAAAGCCTTTAAAGAATATCGTGAAGGCGCCGGAGATCGGCAGGTAGCCACGACTATGGTGATGGTACAGATGATGTCAAAGTTGATGAAGGACAAAAATATTGGTAAGCTTATCGTGCCGGTGGTACCCGATGAATCTCGGACATTCGGTATGGATGCCCTTTTCCGTCAGTTTGGAATTTATTCTCACCTCGGGCAACAATATGAACCGGTTGACAAAGACAGCCTGATGTATTACAAAGAATCCAAAACCGGAGCTATTCTGGAGGAAGGTATCACCGAAGCGGGCTCTATTTCAACCTTCATTGCGGCCGGAACGGCATACTCCAATCACCAGATCAACACCATTCCTTTTTACTTCTTCTATTCGATGTTCGGCTTTCAACGGACAGGAGATTTTATATGGGCAGCCGCCGATGCCCGAGCGCGCGGTTTCCTTATTGGCGGCACATCAGGAAGAACAACACTGCCTGGTGAAGGACTACAGCATCAGGATGGGCAAAGTCATTTATTGGCCTACCCTTATCCTAACCTGAAAGCTTATGATCCTACTTTCGCTTATGAGTTGGCAGTGATCGTGAAAGAAGGTATCAGACGTATGTACCAGGAGCAGGAAGATATTTTCTACTACATTACCATTATGAATGACAATTATCAGATGCCCTCCATGCCCCAAGGTGTAGAAGAAGGCATATTAAAAGGCATGTATCGTTATCGTACTTCTACTAAGAAAAGTAAGAAAAAAGTGCATTTGCTGGGCAGCGGTGCTATTCTTCAGGAGTCTATCAAAGCTGCTGATCTATTAGAAAAAGATTATGGAGTATCTGCCGATGTATGGAGTGTGACAAGTTATAAAGAGCTATACCACAATGCATTGGATATAGAAAGACATAACCGCCTTCATCCGGATGATGAGTTAGTCAATTATATTCAGGAATTGACCAGTGATGAAGATGGAGTATATGTTGCTGCCTCAGATTACATGAAAGCACTGCCGGCATCTGTAGCTGGCTGGTTTCCGGAACCATTTATCTCCTTAGGAACGGATGGTTTTGGTCGGAGTGATAATCGTCCTGAACTACGTGACTTTTTTGAGGTTGACCACCGACATATCACGCTTGCAGCACTGTATGGATTGCTTCAGGATGGTAAAATTAAAAAGAACACTTATCAAAAGGCGATGAAAACCCTCAAGATAGAAGCTGATAAAATTAAGCCTGACTCTTATTAA